The following proteins are co-located in the Bacillus pumilus genome:
- a CDS encoding GntR family transcriptional regulator, with product MQITISNHSKEPIYEQITNQIKSMILTGELAEGAALPSIRKLAKDLQISVITTKRAYEELEKAGFIYSIVGKGSFVAEQNVEVMREKKLKVIEEQLGAVVSNGKELGLSFDELQQLLKFLYEE from the coding sequence ATGCAAATTACGATTTCCAACCACTCTAAGGAGCCAATCTATGAGCAAATTACGAATCAAATTAAATCAATGATTTTAACGGGTGAGCTTGCTGAAGGTGCAGCTCTGCCGTCTATTCGAAAGCTGGCGAAGGATTTACAAATTAGCGTCATCACCACAAAGCGAGCGTATGAAGAGTTAGAGAAAGCAGGATTTATTTATTCAATTGTAGGCAAGGGGTCATTTGTTGCGGAGCAAAATGTCGAAGTCATGAGAGAGAAAAAATTGAAGGTGATTGAGGAGCAGCTTGGAGCGGTTGTATCAAACGGCAAAGAATTAGGCTTATCTTTTGATGAATTGCAGCAATTATTAAAGTTCTTATATGAGGAGTGA
- a CDS encoding helix-turn-helix domain-containing protein, with protein sequence MVYSQVTQEVISYLESHLMDELSLRQVPEKVGYSHFHLLRIFKKETGLSMGEYVRKRRLATAAQLLLYTDQGILDIAFTMQFQSQEAFTRAFKHLYSLPPGMYRTLMRDMQMKKEEGSMTLHEAVPGWGLSGSHPHMYEMGVDTAVFHTGKQSGVLSSKEGVQDGQFATMMQGFQAKDYVGKRFKLSAFLKTEDVSSAGIWMRVDDGKGDMMQFDNMQNRPVTGSTEWNQYSIVLDIPSQSESIHFGVLLSGHGTVWTDGFRFEEVDERTPTTNMVETSSLPDVPVNLQFELEKTV encoded by the coding sequence ATGGTGTACAGTCAAGTCACGCAAGAGGTGATTTCCTATTTAGAGTCGCATTTGATGGATGAGCTGTCGCTGAGGCAGGTGCCTGAGAAAGTGGGATATTCACATTTTCATTTGCTCCGTATTTTTAAAAAAGAAACAGGATTGTCGATGGGAGAATATGTGCGGAAACGAAGGTTAGCCACAGCTGCGCAGCTTCTCTTGTATACGGATCAGGGGATTCTGGATATTGCTTTTACGATGCAATTCCAATCGCAGGAAGCCTTTACGCGTGCTTTTAAGCATCTCTATTCTTTACCTCCCGGAATGTACAGGACATTGATGAGAGATATGCAAATGAAAAAGGAGGAAGGTTCGATGACATTACATGAAGCAGTGCCTGGCTGGGGGCTCAGTGGTTCACATCCGCATATGTATGAGATGGGTGTTGATACAGCAGTGTTCCATACTGGGAAGCAATCAGGTGTCTTATCATCTAAAGAGGGCGTCCAAGATGGACAGTTTGCGACGATGATGCAAGGGTTTCAGGCGAAAGACTATGTGGGGAAACGGTTTAAGCTCTCTGCTTTCTTAAAAACAGAAGATGTTTCTTCTGCAGGAATTTGGATGCGGGTGGATGATGGAAAGGGCGATATGATGCAGTTTGATAATATGCAGAATCGACCTGTGACAGGCTCTACGGAATGGAATCAATATTCGATTGTATTAGATATCCCTTCTCAGAGTGAATCCATTCATTTTGGGGTGCTGCTCAGTGGTCATGGAACTGTATGGACTGACGGTTTTCGATTTGAGGAAGTGGATGAGAGAACACCTACGACCAATATGGTGGAGACATCGTCACTGCCAGATGTTCCTGTGAATTTACAATTTGAGCTGGAGAAGACCGTGTGA
- a CDS encoding TetR/AcrR family transcriptional regulator: MQQILDVSTKLFQEKGFEKTSLQDIIYELNMSKGAIYHHFKSKEEILRAVMDRQFRYATQKLEELIAHTEAAHGKEKLQRILEQLVADPQSHSIDGILVDQIKNPQFVVEGMKAGVNQDALKIKRLILEGIEDGSMTTAFPGEVAEVFMLLVNIWLNPTLFVRDQEDTVQRLHFLQQMMKGLGVDVVSDLFIQKVTAHYAGIGGYDQPGT; the protein is encoded by the coding sequence ATCCAGCAGATTTTGGACGTGTCGACGAAGTTGTTTCAGGAAAAAGGATTCGAAAAGACGAGCTTGCAGGATATTATCTATGAATTAAATATGTCTAAGGGTGCTATTTATCATCATTTTAAATCGAAGGAAGAAATATTACGCGCCGTGATGGATCGGCAGTTTCGTTATGCGACGCAGAAGCTTGAGGAGCTGATTGCGCATACGGAGGCAGCTCATGGGAAAGAGAAGCTGCAACGTATTTTAGAGCAGCTTGTCGCAGATCCACAGTCTCATTCGATTGATGGGATCTTGGTTGACCAGATCAAAAACCCACAATTTGTGGTTGAAGGGATGAAGGCAGGAGTAAATCAGGATGCGCTTAAAATCAAAAGGCTAATTCTTGAAGGGATTGAAGATGGTTCAATGACGACTGCTTTTCCTGGTGAAGTGGCAGAAGTGTTTATGCTTCTTGTGAATATATGGCTGAATCCAACGCTGTTTGTTCGTGATCAAGAAGACACTGTTCAGCGTTTGCATTTTTTACAACAGATGATGAAAGGGCTTGGAGTGGATGTGGTGAGTGATCTATTTATACAAAAGGTGACAGCGCATTATGCTGGAATTGGAGGGTATGATCAGCCTGGAACATAA
- a CDS encoding glycerophosphodiester phosphodiesterase, whose translation MKKSRLLAFVLLSFALLSFAWVPTTVSAHENLLSPDRILTVAHRGASGYAPEHTLASYKLATKMNADYLELDLQMTKDGHLIVMHDETVDRTTNGTGWVKDLTLAEIKQLDAGAWFNDANPDKQNAHYIGQQVLTLDEVLRYFGKRENYYIETKKPDLYPQMEEKLLAALKKHHLLGKHTRKGQVIIQSFSQDSLLKLQKLAPHLPKVQLLDRAQMTSITDDQLGFIKTYAVGVGPNFRALTLENVQQVRIQGLLLHPYTVNSEADMTRLLQYGITGLFTNFPDVFQRVKASL comes from the coding sequence ATGAAGAAAAGTAGATTACTTGCTTTCGTGTTACTCTCTTTTGCTTTACTGTCTTTTGCGTGGGTGCCGACCACCGTATCGGCACATGAAAATCTTTTATCTCCAGATCGTATCCTAACCGTAGCACATCGCGGAGCATCAGGGTATGCACCAGAGCATACCCTGGCTTCCTACAAGCTCGCCACAAAAATGAATGCAGATTACCTCGAACTCGACCTCCAAATGACAAAGGATGGACATCTCATCGTCATGCACGATGAAACCGTTGACCGGACGACAAACGGAACAGGCTGGGTCAAAGACCTCACACTTGCCGAAATCAAACAGCTCGATGCCGGCGCATGGTTTAACGACGCCAACCCCGACAAACAAAATGCCCACTATATTGGACAGCAAGTCCTCACATTAGATGAGGTGTTGCGCTATTTCGGCAAACGAGAGAATTATTATATTGAAACAAAAAAACCAGACCTTTATCCGCAAATGGAAGAGAAATTATTGGCCGCCTTAAAAAAACATCATCTTCTCGGAAAACATACTAGAAAAGGGCAGGTCATCATCCAATCCTTCAGTCAAGACAGCCTGCTAAAACTACAGAAACTAGCTCCGCATCTTCCAAAAGTCCAGCTATTAGACAGAGCCCAAATGACGTCCATCACAGACGATCAGCTCGGCTTCATCAAAACTTACGCAGTAGGTGTCGGACCAAATTTTAGAGCATTAACTCTTGAGAACGTGCAGCAGGTCAGAATCCAAGGGCTCCTCCTTCACCCATATACAGTAAACAGCGAAGCAGACATGACCCGTCTTCTGCAATATGGCATCACCGGCCTTTTCACCAACTTTCCAGATGTCTTTCAGCGTGTAAAAGCCTCGCTGTAA
- a CDS encoding amino acid permease, with the protein MAQKELKRGLSARHIQMIALGGTIGVGLFMGSAKAIQWTGPSVLLAYAVCGIFIFFIMRAMGEMLYLEPSTGSFATFGHQYIHPLAGYMTAWSNWFQWVIVGMSEIIAVGAYMKYWFPELPAWIPGLIAMIILGAANLISVKSFGEFEFWFAMIKIVTIILMIIAGLGIIFFGFGNGGTAIGLSNLWAHGGFFTGGFSGFLFALSLVIAAYQGVELIGITAGEARNPQKTLTNAIKSIIWRILIFYIGAIFVIVTVYPWDQLNTLGSPFVATFAKIGITAAAGIINFVVITAAMSGCNSGIFSAGRMLYTLGVNGQAPAFFTKISKNGVPYFGTFAVLIGLAVGVVLNYVSPPNIFVYVYSASVLPGMVPWFVILISHIGFRRAKGAALDQHPFKMPLAPLSNYLTIGFLLMVLVFMFFNQDTRISLIVGIVFLIVVTLSFYAFGIGKRKPIQAGSADQTVK; encoded by the coding sequence GTGGCTCAAAAGGAATTAAAGAGAGGGTTAAGTGCCCGCCATATTCAAATGATTGCACTCGGCGGCACGATTGGCGTTGGCTTATTTATGGGGTCAGCCAAGGCCATTCAATGGACAGGTCCATCGGTTCTGCTGGCGTACGCAGTGTGTGGCATCTTTATCTTTTTTATTATGCGTGCGATGGGAGAAATGTTATATCTTGAACCGAGTACAGGATCGTTTGCTACATTTGGACATCAATATATTCATCCGCTTGCGGGGTATATGACGGCTTGGAGTAACTGGTTCCAGTGGGTCATTGTCGGGATGTCTGAAATTATTGCCGTAGGCGCTTATATGAAATATTGGTTCCCGGAGCTGCCGGCGTGGATTCCAGGATTAATTGCGATGATCATTTTAGGCGCGGCGAACTTAATTTCGGTGAAATCGTTCGGTGAGTTTGAATTTTGGTTTGCGATGATCAAGATTGTGACGATTATCTTGATGATTATTGCGGGTCTAGGTATTATTTTCTTTGGATTTGGAAATGGCGGAACAGCGATTGGTTTGTCTAACCTTTGGGCGCATGGCGGGTTCTTTACAGGTGGATTTAGTGGATTCTTGTTTGCGTTGTCTCTTGTTATTGCTGCCTATCAAGGGGTAGAACTGATTGGGATTACAGCAGGTGAGGCGCGAAATCCGCAAAAGACGCTGACAAATGCAATCAAAAGCATCATCTGGCGTATTTTGATTTTCTATATCGGTGCGATTTTTGTCATTGTGACCGTGTACCCTTGGGATCAGCTGAATACTCTTGGCAGTCCATTTGTGGCGACGTTTGCGAAAATTGGAATTACAGCGGCAGCAGGTATTATTAACTTTGTTGTCATTACAGCAGCTATGTCTGGCTGTAACAGTGGTATTTTCAGTGCGGGACGTATGCTTTATACATTAGGTGTGAATGGACAGGCACCAGCTTTCTTTACAAAAATTTCAAAGAATGGTGTGCCGTATTTTGGGACATTTGCTGTGCTGATCGGTCTAGCGGTAGGAGTTGTCCTGAATTATGTTTCTCCGCCAAATATTTTCGTGTATGTGTATAGTGCGAGTGTTCTTCCTGGTATGGTGCCTTGGTTTGTGATTTTAATTAGTCACATCGGCTTCAGAAGGGCAAAGGGTGCAGCGCTTGATCAGCACCCATTCAAGATGCCGCTTGCGCCACTTTCTAACTATCTAACAATCGGTTTCTTACTGATGGTTCTTGTGTTTATGTTCTTTAATCAGGATACACGCATTTCTCTCATTGTGGGAATTGTGTTCTTGATTGTAGTGACGCTTAGCTTTTATGCATTTGGAATTGGAAAAAGAAAACCAATCCAAGCGGGATCAGCTGATCAAACAGTGAAATAA
- a CDS encoding ABC transporter ATP-binding protein — protein MEHVIEFKGVSKRFKDFAIQGLDLQVKKGFVTGFIGENGAGKSTTIKIIMNLLKPDAGEVKIFGLDYHTHEKEIKERIGFVYDANVFFPGLNLKDIKRIVAPAYKRWDDRLFYQYIEQFGLPLHKAIKTFSKGMQMKASLAIALSHHAELIIMDEPTAGLDPVFRRELLSTLQELMIDGNRTIFFSTHMTTDLDRIADYIAFIQNGQLVFQQSIHDVAENYALVKGSLDLLDRDTERAFVHIQRTAAGFEALTDRIDEVNHIFGDAVVMERASLEDIMFYLKGGVQHVSFN, from the coding sequence GTGGAACATGTGATTGAATTCAAAGGGGTTTCGAAACGTTTCAAGGACTTTGCCATTCAGGGTCTTGATTTGCAAGTGAAGAAAGGCTTTGTCACAGGGTTTATTGGGGAAAATGGTGCCGGTAAGTCGACCACCATCAAAATCATCATGAACTTGTTAAAACCGGATGCGGGTGAGGTGAAGATTTTTGGGCTAGATTATCACACGCATGAAAAAGAGATAAAGGAACGGATCGGGTTTGTTTACGATGCCAATGTGTTTTTTCCAGGGCTGAACTTAAAGGACATCAAACGAATTGTGGCACCTGCTTATAAACGCTGGGATGACAGGCTTTTTTATCAATATATTGAACAGTTTGGCCTGCCGCTTCATAAAGCGATTAAAACATTCTCAAAAGGGATGCAGATGAAGGCTTCACTGGCGATTGCGCTGTCGCATCATGCAGAACTGATTATCATGGATGAACCAACTGCTGGTTTAGACCCGGTATTTAGAAGAGAGCTGCTCAGCACGTTACAAGAGTTAATGATTGATGGGAATCGGACGATATTTTTCTCAACACATATGACGACTGATTTAGACCGGATAGCGGATTATATTGCGTTTATTCAAAATGGGCAATTGGTCTTTCAGCAGTCGATTCATGATGTAGCAGAGAATTATGCACTGGTGAAAGGAAGCCTGGATTTATTGGATCGAGACACAGAAAGGGCCTTTGTCCATATTCAGCGTACAGCAGCAGGATTTGAAGCATTAACAGATCGAATCGATGAAGTGAATCATATTTTTGGGGACGCTGTTGTCATGGAACGGGCATCACTGGAGGATATTATGTTTTACTTGAAAGGCGGGGTGCAGCATGTTTCATTTAATTAA
- the glpT gene encoding glycerol-3-phosphate transporter, translating to MLKWFKPAPHIDRLDDAKTDETYKRLRLQVFLGIFIGYAGYYLLRKNFAFAIPYLQEEGFTKSELGFVLAAVSIAYGFSKFIMGMISDRCNPRYFLATGLFLSALINILFVSFPWVTSSVWIMFLFMFLNGWFQGMGWPPCGRTMAHWFSVSERGTKMSIWNVAHNIGGGILAPLITLGIVLFATWKSIFFFPAIIAIIVSFVIILLVRDTPQSAGLPPIEEYRNDYPAQQYEDQEKELTVKEILFKYVLNNKFLWYIAIANVFVYFVRYGVVDWAPTYLTEAKGFSPEHSRWSYFLYEYAGIPGTLLCGWISDRFFRSRRAPAGVLFMVGVLIAVVVYWLNPAGNPMVDNIALISIGFLIYGPVMLIGLQAIDLAPKKAAGTAAGLTGFFGYIGGSAFANAMMGVVVDHYDWTGGFILLVGSCVLAIVFLAMTWNTGKRVEQA from the coding sequence ATGTTGAAATGGTTTAAACCCGCTCCGCATATCGACAGGCTCGATGATGCCAAAACAGACGAGACCTATAAACGGCTGCGGCTGCAAGTCTTTTTAGGGATCTTTATCGGGTATGCGGGCTACTATTTGCTGCGCAAAAATTTCGCCTTTGCCATCCCTTATTTACAGGAAGAAGGGTTCACGAAAAGTGAATTAGGCTTTGTGCTAGCGGCTGTCTCCATCGCTTATGGCTTTAGTAAATTCATCATGGGCATGATCTCGGACCGCTGTAACCCACGATACTTTTTAGCCACCGGACTCTTTCTATCAGCCCTTATTAATATCCTATTTGTCTCGTTTCCATGGGTGACATCAAGTGTATGGATCATGTTTTTATTCATGTTTTTAAACGGCTGGTTCCAAGGAATGGGGTGGCCTCCATGCGGACGTACGATGGCGCATTGGTTTTCGGTTAGTGAACGTGGAACGAAAATGTCCATTTGGAACGTCGCTCACAATATCGGCGGGGGTATCCTTGCACCACTCATCACGTTGGGTATTGTGTTGTTTGCGACTTGGAAAAGTATCTTTTTCTTCCCTGCCATCATTGCCATTATCGTCTCCTTCGTGATCATTCTTCTCGTACGGGATACCCCGCAATCCGCTGGTCTTCCGCCAATCGAGGAATATCGAAATGACTATCCGGCACAACAATATGAAGATCAAGAAAAAGAATTAACAGTGAAAGAGATTTTATTTAAATATGTACTCAACAATAAATTCCTTTGGTATATTGCCATTGCCAACGTCTTTGTGTACTTCGTCCGCTACGGTGTCGTTGACTGGGCGCCTACTTACTTAACGGAAGCAAAGGGGTTCTCACCAGAGCATTCACGCTGGTCTTATTTTCTTTATGAATATGCGGGCATTCCCGGTACATTATTGTGCGGGTGGATCAGTGACCGCTTCTTTAGAAGCCGGCGCGCACCAGCAGGCGTCCTCTTTATGGTTGGTGTTTTAATTGCCGTTGTCGTGTACTGGTTAAATCCTGCTGGCAATCCAATGGTCGATAACATTGCCCTGATCAGCATCGGGTTTTTGATTTACGGACCTGTCATGCTTATTGGACTTCAAGCCATTGATCTCGCCCCTAAAAAAGCCGCTGGCACTGCTGCCGGGCTCACAGGCTTCTTCGGCTATATTGGCGGCTCTGCCTTTGCCAATGCCATGATGGGCGTAGTCGTGGATCACTATGACTGGACAGGAGGCTTTATTTTACTGGTTGGTTCTTGTGTGCTTGCGATTGTCTTCCTGGCGATGACATGGAATACAGGAAAGCGTGTAGAGCAAGCTTAA
- a CDS encoding DUF418 domain-containing protein, with amino-acid sequence MKGSRVELIDSLRGFSLLGILIVNMLNFQYDYDFEKMFDSSLWGQEFGVYVTEILFQGSFYPIFSFLFGYSFVKLIESTQSKGLNTNAIVIRRGFGLIVLGMLHYIFIWNGDILLYYGACTFFLMMFMGSRVKTTLIWAGILGALSLVVVPYMMNFVYGNDDLLNDVYAKGAYGDILLSRITIEDDMMIVTIIMAIVTITLMPILGFLFGTIMVGPFALLGMAIGKRGHLTEEDRGMAYRKGWAWMILIGIALKCVTFIDAPWSEMVMTLGAYVLTLGYIQAFIVFYYSKAAQGLKRLLAGLGRLSLSNYLAQSIICTTIFYSYGLGLFGQIGSLFGLLLAVGLYTAQLFISYLYLKKWRRGPVEWLMGRWVYWR; translated from the coding sequence TTGAAGGGTTCTAGGGTTGAGTTAATTGATAGTTTACGTGGTTTTAGTTTATTAGGTATTTTGATCGTGAATATGCTTAATTTTCAATATGATTATGATTTTGAGAAAATGTTTGATTCGAGCCTGTGGGGACAGGAGTTTGGGGTATATGTGACGGAGATTTTGTTCCAGGGGTCGTTTTATCCGATTTTTTCATTTTTGTTTGGATATTCTTTTGTCAAGCTGATTGAATCAACGCAGTCGAAGGGGCTGAATACGAATGCCATCGTGATTCGACGGGGCTTTGGTCTGATTGTGCTTGGTATGCTTCATTACATATTTATTTGGAATGGTGATATTCTTCTTTATTATGGAGCTTGTACGTTTTTCTTGATGATGTTTATGGGCAGCCGGGTGAAAACAACACTTATATGGGCGGGAATATTAGGTGCCTTGTCATTAGTGGTCGTACCTTACATGATGAATTTTGTGTATGGAAATGATGATTTATTAAATGATGTGTATGCAAAGGGTGCATATGGCGATATTTTGTTGAGCCGGATTACGATTGAAGACGATATGATGATTGTCACCATTATTATGGCGATCGTGACTATTACGCTGATGCCGATACTCGGCTTTCTTTTCGGTACGATAATGGTTGGTCCGTTTGCACTGCTTGGCATGGCAATTGGGAAAAGAGGGCATCTGACTGAAGAAGATCGAGGGATGGCTTACCGTAAAGGCTGGGCATGGATGATTTTGATCGGGATCGCGCTAAAATGTGTGACGTTCATTGATGCCCCTTGGAGTGAAATGGTGATGACGTTAGGTGCTTATGTACTGACGCTCGGTTATATTCAAGCGTTTATTGTTTTTTACTATTCAAAGGCAGCCCAAGGCCTAAAGCGTCTGCTTGCAGGACTTGGCCGTTTGTCTCTATCTAACTATTTAGCGCAATCGATTATTTGTACAACGATTTTTTATTCGTATGGACTTGGTTTATTTGGACAGATAGGCTCATTGTTTGGACTGCTGCTCGCTGTCGGGCTTTATACAGCACAGCTGTTCATCAGCTATCTGTATTTGAAAAAGTGGAGAAGAGGTCCTGTGGAATGGCTCATGGGAAGATGGGTGTATTGGAGATAA
- a CDS encoding ABC-2 transporter permease produces MFHLIKRDVILQKKQLMIFLPFILFFIMMDAHPALTFLVASFFIPFNTYAYDEKAETNILLNSLPYTRKEIIASRYLGAIFYMIIAIGLTSAALFSFGKLFTMTDIALGSGLFLLFVAFTFPLFYILKPGYITMAVIIVFIILSRIGPPIVAFLVEHFSVITDFVMNLSIPILYTGSVVLIMLIYLMSWGLSTAIYQRKVF; encoded by the coding sequence ATGTTTCATTTAATTAAACGTGATGTGATTTTACAGAAAAAGCAGCTGATGATTTTCCTGCCATTTATCCTATTTTTTATTATGATGGATGCGCATCCGGCATTGACGTTTCTAGTCGCTAGTTTCTTCATTCCTTTTAACACATATGCGTACGATGAGAAGGCAGAAACGAATATCTTATTAAATTCCTTGCCCTATACACGTAAAGAAATTATCGCATCACGTTATCTTGGCGCCATTTTTTATATGATTATCGCGATCGGGCTGACAAGTGCTGCATTATTTAGCTTTGGCAAGCTGTTTACGATGACGGATATTGCACTTGGCAGTGGGCTGTTTTTATTGTTTGTAGCGTTTACATTTCCTTTGTTTTATATCCTGAAGCCTGGCTATATCACAATGGCAGTGATCATTGTGTTTATCATTTTATCCCGTATAGGACCGCCGATTGTGGCCTTTTTAGTAGAGCATTTCAGTGTGATCACTGATTTTGTGATGAATTTATCAATTCCAATTCTATATACCGGATCAGTTGTGCTGATTATGTTGATCTATTTGATGTCTTGGGGACTTTCTACTGCCATCTATCAAAGGAAAGTGTTCTAA
- a CDS encoding HEAT repeat domain-containing protein, with protein MKPEDKLSQSVQHLVNTNEVTIVQAMGELRKSGKEAVPVLVEALKEEGSLRNIAAAVLGEFGADAGDAAESLAKLLESEEEETRMAAAISLMRIGQPSLPFLLPLAKRYEGPTCFWASWCISWIDPSKIEKNMYECLKQEQEHPSGNVAPFAAEEALGKIIAFQLKEKGDE; from the coding sequence ATGAAACCAGAAGATAAGCTATCCCAATCGGTTCAACATTTGGTCAATACGAATGAAGTAACGATCGTTCAAGCAATGGGGGAATTGAGAAAATCCGGAAAAGAGGCAGTGCCAGTGCTTGTTGAAGCCTTAAAAGAAGAGGGTTCTTTGCGGAATATTGCAGCAGCGGTTCTTGGTGAATTTGGAGCAGATGCAGGGGACGCAGCTGAGTCTCTTGCCAAGCTATTGGAAAGTGAAGAAGAGGAGACAAGAATGGCGGCTGCCATCTCACTCATGAGAATTGGGCAGCCTAGTTTGCCATTTCTTCTGCCATTGGCCAAACGTTATGAGGGACCTACTTGTTTTTGGGCATCTTGGTGTATCTCTTGGATTGACCCATCAAAAATCGAAAAAAACATGTACGAGTGCCTAAAACAGGAACAAGAACATCCATCAGGGAATGTGGCCCCTTTTGCTGCAGAGGAAGCATTAGGAAAAATTATCGCTTTTCAATTAAAAGAAAAGGGGGATGAATAG
- a CDS encoding bacitracin ABC transporter permease, giving the protein MLHFMKLGIRKSHMKHYIQASFIASIVLLVLIYFVAFVAQVEQEPGFQQYTNIYLLTSTVCMIFFSIITAMMYWRVVMTAYKEHQSKSANLTTLLLSKMIWMMCFSTIAMMCSITPSFVMFSVTEMFFPIVHDTLTADVLFDFIKTFLVFTCCVNGIGMIAMRVGLMMKSIFITILTAIVLCAVLGNVSIAIYGNDQLNLVLSGVMIAAVFIVILELWSSIGRRQTR; this is encoded by the coding sequence ATGCTTCACTTCATGAAACTTGGGATAAGAAAAAGTCATATGAAACATTACATTCAAGCTAGTTTTATAGCAAGTATTGTGCTGCTAGTATTGATCTATTTTGTTGCGTTTGTTGCACAAGTTGAACAAGAACCGGGTTTTCAGCAATATACGAATATTTATTTGTTAACTAGTACAGTATGTATGATCTTTTTTTCTATCATAACGGCTATGATGTATTGGCGAGTTGTGATGACTGCATATAAGGAACATCAATCCAAGTCAGCGAATTTGACCACATTACTCCTTTCTAAAATGATCTGGATGATGTGCTTTTCAACGATTGCGATGATGTGTAGTATCACTCCCTCTTTTGTTATGTTTAGTGTTACTGAAATGTTCTTCCCGATTGTTCATGATACGCTGACGGCTGATGTTCTTTTTGATTTTATCAAAACGTTTCTTGTGTTTACTTGTTGTGTCAATGGGATTGGCATGATTGCGATGAGAGTGGGGTTGATGATGAAATCTATTTTTATCACCATCCTGACGGCGATTGTTCTATGTGCTGTTTTGGGAAACGTATCGATAGCCATCTATGGAAATGATCAATTGAATCTTGTCCTGTCAGGAGTAATGATCGCAGCTGTCTTCATTGTGATCTTGGAATTGTGGAGCAGCATTGGCCGGCGGCAAACGAGGTAA
- a CDS encoding TlpA family protein disulfide reductase — protein METQILKWPEHLPWIHPSGQKCLSEGQHLLLYFWSVNCPHCEELTDHILHRVDQLGIHLTCVHVPYTEEEKSIGVVSKYAEEKNLTAPIILDQDYDIVTKYKIQGLPSFCLIDKDGQLIDRKMGDAGWEKILKKLEKQS, from the coding sequence GTGGAAACGCAAATACTCAAATGGCCTGAGCATCTTCCTTGGATTCATCCTTCAGGTCAGAAGTGTTTATCTGAAGGGCAACATCTACTTCTTTATTTTTGGTCAGTCAATTGTCCTCATTGTGAAGAATTAACCGATCACATTCTACATCGTGTGGATCAGCTGGGTATCCATTTAACCTGTGTCCATGTTCCATATACGGAAGAAGAAAAATCGATAGGTGTTGTTTCGAAATATGCAGAGGAAAAGAATCTGACAGCTCCCATCATATTGGATCAAGATTATGATATTGTCACAAAATATAAGATTCAAGGATTACCAAGCTTTTGCCTCATAGATAAAGATGGGCAATTAATAGATCGGAAAATGGGAGATGCCGGCTGGGAGAAAATATTGAAAAAGCTAGAAAAACAATCTTAA
- a CDS encoding DUF4097 family beta strand repeat-containing protein, producing the protein MEHIVRIEEAVFELSLDWLLGEVHIHHHDHPYLLIHQTTNHAFPHRYLLHHQVREGRLMIQDRRKRTFSLGLHLHKTDLEIYLPKKQIQSMSIHCKGANLHLDGLKMEDVHCELISGKSMLTGEIKHLHLQTVGGLISSHRLITHILRLRATSSKVEMLGAFADIDLKATGRRIQIHSTTMLHSLKSTSTGASVKVAIPENDGFICYVKKRSGAFQNDFTCFDEKEKMVYKNGKRTFEIDIRGGQFLLSDLL; encoded by the coding sequence GTGGAGCATATAGTTCGAATTGAGGAAGCGGTATTTGAACTATCATTAGACTGGCTGCTAGGAGAGGTTCATATTCACCACCATGATCATCCTTATCTATTGATTCATCAAACCACGAATCACGCTTTTCCTCATCGGTATTTACTACATCATCAGGTACGGGAAGGAAGGCTGATGATTCAAGATAGAAGAAAAAGAACGTTTAGCTTAGGACTCCACCTTCATAAAACGGATTTGGAGATTTATCTCCCCAAAAAACAAATACAGTCCATGTCTATTCATTGTAAAGGAGCAAATCTTCACCTAGATGGGCTGAAGATGGAGGATGTCCATTGCGAATTGATTTCTGGAAAGTCGATGTTAACGGGTGAAATCAAGCACCTCCATTTACAGACAGTTGGTGGGCTTATTTCTAGTCATCGGCTCATCACACACATATTGAGATTGCGAGCCACATCGTCAAAAGTGGAGATGTTAGGTGCTTTTGCAGATATTGATCTGAAGGCAACAGGTAGAAGGATACAGATTCATTCTACGACTATGCTGCATTCACTCAAATCTACTTCAACTGGAGCATCTGTCAAAGTGGCCATTCCGGAAAATGATGGATTTATTTGTTATGTGAAGAAAAGATCAGGTGCTTTTCAAAATGACTTTACTTGTTTTGATGAGAAGGAGAAAATGGTTTATAAAAATGGAAAGAGGACCTTCGAGATCGACATAAGAGGTGGGCAGTTTCTGTTAAGTGATTTACTTTGA